In Amycolatopsis coloradensis, one genomic interval encodes:
- a CDS encoding DeoR/GlpR family DNA-binding transcription regulator gives MLARQRQAVILEEARRTGAVRVSDLVARLGVSDMTVRRDLDVLAGRGLVEKVYGGATSVAGKSTDEPGFEAKSVRQRAQKEAIAHLAAGLVRPGTAIGISAGTTTWTLARALDEVAGLTIVTNSIQVADVLRGVNQPDRTVVLTGGVRTPSDALVGPVAVQSLRSLHLDVVFLGVHGMAEGPGFTTPNLTESETDRALVEAGRKLVVLADHTKWGIVGISTIAGLEEADVVVSDDGLPDKARERLIEQAGELMIAETEETAEAEDA, from the coding sequence GTGCTCGCGCGGCAACGGCAGGCGGTGATCCTCGAGGAGGCGCGCCGGACCGGGGCGGTCCGGGTCAGCGATCTCGTCGCGAGGCTCGGCGTCTCCGATATGACGGTGCGCCGCGACCTCGACGTGCTCGCCGGCCGCGGACTGGTCGAGAAGGTCTACGGCGGCGCCACCTCCGTCGCCGGCAAGAGCACCGACGAGCCCGGATTCGAGGCCAAGTCCGTGCGCCAGCGCGCGCAGAAGGAGGCCATCGCCCACCTCGCCGCCGGGCTGGTCCGGCCGGGCACCGCGATCGGCATCTCCGCGGGCACCACCACGTGGACGCTGGCCAGGGCGCTCGACGAGGTCGCGGGCCTGACTATCGTCACGAACTCCATCCAGGTCGCCGACGTGCTGCGCGGCGTGAACCAGCCGGATCGCACGGTGGTCCTCACCGGCGGCGTCCGCACCCCGTCGGACGCGCTGGTCGGTCCGGTCGCCGTGCAGAGCCTGCGGTCGCTGCACCTGGACGTCGTCTTCCTCGGCGTGCACGGGATGGCCGAGGGCCCGGGGTTCACCACGCCGAATCTCACCGAGTCCGAGACCGACCGCGCGCTGGTCGAAGCGGGCCGCAAGCTGGTCGTGCTGGCCGACCACACCAAATGGGGCATCGTCGGCATCTCCACGATCGCCGGGCTCGAAGAGGCCGACGTCGTCGTCTCGGACGACGGTTTGCCCGACAAGGCAAGGGAAAGGCTCATCGAGCAGGCGGGTGAGCTGATGATCGCCGAAACGGAGGAGACGGCTGAGGCCGAAGACGCGTGA